From the Paenibacillus tianjinensis genome, the window GGTGGGCGATCATCAGCTCGCCATTACGCTCGTAGTCAGCATCCTGGACAACCAGGTAAGGTGAGCCACCGTTGACCCTGGCGAGCACGAGCTGGTCGCGCACATTCTCCCAGGCTTTGTCGGTGATTTTCCATTCCGGGCCTTTTTTCTCGAACACATAGAGGTCCAGGTCATTGACCAGCTCCTTGGACAGGTAGCTGCGGATGAATGAGATGTCAGAGTCGAGCTCGCGGACTTCGAAGATTTTGTCGCGGTCCCAGCGGCGCTCGATGTCCTCGAAGATTTTGAGACCCAGGTAATACGGGTTCAGGCTCTGGCGCGAAGGCTGCACCACCGATGAATTCAGCTTCGAGTATTCAATCGTCTCCTCGGGCGTCAGGTCCAGCTCGCGCATGATGCGCTGATGCCAGTAGGAGGCCCAGCCTTCGTATTGCTAAGGTGCTTATCTCAATGACAAGCGTTTTTCAAATTTGAGTTCTGCCCTAAACAACCTGTGAATATCGAACTCATCTACTCTATCAGTATCAAAATCTGCCTCTATGGCACTTTCTTTATATGAAGCTTTTGGTTTTCCCCTGACTTCTTTTTTATCAATTGCTCGAAGTAGACCCACTTTGTAAAGAGCATTTATTGCATCACTCGAGCTCATTGTATTATTTTGATAATCAAGCATTGATATTTCATTAGTAAAAAGTTTATTGAGATTTTCTTTTGACCACAACCATCCCTTAGTAGTTATTGTAGAGTTATTTTTTCTAAATGCTTCAATGACATCTCTTAAATTAGGGTATAGTTTTTTATACTCAGCACACAGATCCTCAATAAAGTTTTTTACAAACTTTTCCTCTGAATCTAGAATATTCTTGTTGGTTAAAGGGTATTTGTAGTTATTTACTTCAATAATTTTTCTGCAGAAATGAATTAGTTCTCTTGGTCTTAATAATGATCGTTCAATTAAATAATCTCCTATTGGTTTAGAGACCTTATTATCATTTTTCCCGATATAAGTGTATTCCTCAGGATAAATCTTACACAGGTAGTATTTAGGATCGTGTAATAAGTGCTTCGGAGGATGCTTCTTTGTGAAAAAATGACAAATCCTAGTGTTTAGAACCTCTAATAATTTATGTTTATTCCATCTTAGCTCAACAACGTTTCCTCGCATCTGTGATATGAAGCTATTTTCTTTTTTTGCGATAATGCTAAGGATATCTTCCCGCAAAAAAATTATAGGTTTTACTATTGTGCTTTCTCTAACAATGTGCATTGATGCTTTAATTAAACTATTTACAAGTAGTATCGTGAAATCTGGATCAAGGTCATAATCATCATCTAAGTTATCAAAAAGAATGAAAATATGGTTATCTTTTAATTCTGGAAATTGAGCGAGTTCTTTATCGATCTGATTAAAATGAACATTTTCGAATTTGGATTTACTTTGGTATGACAAATTCTGTTCCGTTGTTAACAATTTGAGGAAAGATACAAAAGTACCAACAAAACTTTGATCCTGACTGTTTAAAGCTGTGAAATCATAAAATGAAGATAGGTTTTCTTTTGAGAATAATTCACTTTCTTGTGTTTGAGAAATTAAATTCTTGACCATAAGAGCATAGATCGTATTAAGCCATATTTTTGATAATTTATTTCTGAATATTTCATTTGGAATAGTTTTTGCTTGCTCTCGGATATTATCAATTTGTAAGTAATCAGGTCTTATGATCATACAGGAATTTGGTTTATCAGCTTTGAGCATTTTTGCGATGGAACTTTTACCTGTCCCTCTTTTTCCTGAAACCAAAAAGATATTTCCATTTTTTATTCGGTTATATTCTTCAGTGTTAATAAAGTAGCTATGTAGATTATGATCATTTTCCCCAGAGTCGTTACCAAATAATACATCTACATCGATAATATTTCTGTCTGGAATCGAGAGAGACTCATCTTTCTCAGCTTCTAATTTACTAGGAGGAGCTAATTTTGAAGCATAATTATCAGATAACAATTTTTTATTTGATATCACCGACAAAATTTTTCTTATTTCATGAGCGTGTTGATTGGTTTTATCGACATAATACGGAATTACTTCTAATTCATAAGTGTCTTTAAAATGTTTTATTATTGAATCATCAGGATTGTTAAGAACTATGTAATGTTTATTTTTTGAGAAAGTTTGAATTTTTTCCAAAAAACCCGAGAAGTATTGATCAGTAAAGGAGAAGCCTATAAAAATAAATTGTTTGCTCGTAGCTAATGTTTTGAAAATCGCTTCGTACTTTTCATTGTTGTATAGATCATTGTATTGTTCTTTACTAATTACAATACTTCCTTGATTAGAGATATTACCGTGTAAATGATAAATGCGTTTTCCTAAAGGATTCAAGAGTTGGCTGGAACGTAGGTCAACTTCATTTAGATTTTGAGGAATAAATCCGCTGATGTTCTTTATGTGCTCAAATAAAATATGATCATAATTCGTAGTTAGATAAATTTTAAAGTCTAGTTCGCCGAGTTCTTTATAATTATGTAAATTATCTGGGATATCATCGAGTTTCTTTTCGTTGATAATGTTTACAATTGAGTCTTGGATATCTCGATCGTTCATGCCTGAAAAACGTTTAATATCGTTTATTGCTTCCCAGTAGTTGTTATTTTTAAGCGAAAAGAGAACCGTTTGTCTCATGAAATCCTGTTCGAGGTTCCTTGATGAAATTAGTTCTATTAATTTTGACCAATTAGGTATGTCAAAGGGAGTCGATAAACCAGATCCTAAGAAAGGAACAAGGTTTCCTTCGTTGTAAAGTTTATTTAAGTCATTAACTAGCTGTGCTCTCATATTTAGCCTCCAAAGTAGTATCTTACAGAGCATTATATTACCATTATCATACATCATATATTGATAACTTAACAATTAAGATATACTGGATTACACCCACTTGTACCTTGAAAAATGAATTTTATATAATATACCCAATCACCGAGAAACGTTTACCATCCTAAAATCCTGCCCATACTGATGAATGTAGAAAGTGGACAAACCCCAGTGTACAAGCACTTTCTCTGTGCTTTGTCTCGGTAGCCGGGTAGGCTACCGATCGGGTGCCTATCTCGTTACCGAGATTTTGGCACCCGTGAAGGACAAGCTGACCAAATAACCGAGAACTCGTCCACATTCAGGTGAGAAAACCTAGACAACTAAAAAACCGACCGTCTTAGTTAAGACAGTCGGTTAACTAATGCTCGTTCTTACAAGGCTACTTCTTGTTTGGATAGCTATTTCGCCATGCGTAACTATTTTCTTGCTATCAATGGTTTTTGGAGTAAATGTAGCTTGCACAACCAGATAGGTAATCATTTTTCGGATGTCATTATCATTGTCGTGATTAGTCATGATACTCATGGTTCTGATATTACGCGTGATTTCATCTTCATTTCCCTCAATAAGTTCGAGGTACTGAGCGCTCTTGTCTAACTGATTAATTTCTGTTTTAAGTTTTTTGATCCGACTGAACAGGTGTTCCTTCTGCAGAGTAAGGATTTGAACCATTTTGGTGTTATCGTCGATGCTTTCAAGGTCTTTCACTAATGACGCAAGGCGTTTTGATTGATCTTCTGCCATTTGCAGTTGATGTTCTGCTCCATTTAACTCGACCATGGTCCTACTCAATCGATCAGTAACGAGCTGACGCTCTTTCTATAACTCGTTATATACATACAAACTAACGGTTTCTAGATTTTGAGACTTCAAATCCTTCAACACAACATCAATGACCGTATGAATCCGATCTAGCTCGATCTTATATTTGCATGTAGGGCAGAAATACCATTTTTTCCCGTAGAGTTTGTTTCGTTTCTTATCAAATGTAGTTTGGTCTTTACCAATCAAAATACTATTACAGACTGAACAATTCAGCAGATTGCTTAAAAAGAAGCTCGTTTTGTACATTTTCGGGTTGAGATTTCCGGTCTTTCTCTGCTCGAAGATCGCCCAGGTTTCTTTCCATTCATCCAAGCTCATAATCGGCTCGATTAAGTCACTTTTTATCATCAACCAGTTTTCGATTGGAGTAATTGAATTTCTTGAGTGTTCAGATTTGCGATGGTGAGACATGTAACCAGCGTAAAAAGGGTTCGTTATAATCCAGCGTACAGTTGCCTTATTAATGGTTTTACCGAATTCATGGCTGATCAAGCGGGAAATGGATTGGAAACCCTCTCGATTGCGGTACAACTCATACAGACGTCGTACAATTGTTAATTCTTCTCCACATTGAGAAAAGGATTTGTTTATTTTGTCATAGCGGTAACCAAAAGGGGCTTTACCGCCAGTCCATTTTCCTTTAATTAAAATACTCTTAGCGGTATCTCGGGTACGAATTCGAGTATTATCGACTTCCATTTTGGAAGTCCCATCCTTGATCAGATCAACAATAAAATCCCCAGAGTCATACAAGCTCTCAGAACTGCTAATAACAACAGGAATATTGCAACCGGCTAATATCATTCGAATCTTCTGATGTTCCGTCGGATTTCTTGCAATACGGTCATGATGATTAATTAGGACGAAATCAAATTTGCCGTCGATCGCTTCTTTAAGAAGAAGGGAGATTCCATCACGGTCATCTAACTTCTTTTTTCTAGCGGACACGCCAGCATCTTCGTACTCACATGTAATCATGCATCCATATTTCTTGGCAAATTCATAAGCCATGGACCGCTGGGTTTCCATCGTTTGTTTATCCGTAGAATGACGCCCATAGAATGCGCCCCTCATTCCAGGCTTTATGAGATCAGCTAACGCCAACATGTACAATCACAGCCTTTCCTTTAAACGGGTCTCGAAATTGGATATAAAGTGAGGGTGTGTCAATCTCGATTCGATAGACAATGTCCCGGATGAACTCTTCTCTTTCACTGTCTTTATAGGAGAGAACCTCGGTTATTAAATCAACTGATTGTTGAAGTTCCTTTATTAGATGGAATTGTTTCTGCAGTTGATCAAGCTCAAGGGGATAATAATGTTGCATTTCCTCTTCCCGACGGAT encodes:
- a CDS encoding SIR2 family NAD-dependent protein deacylase; the encoded protein is MRAQLVNDLNKLYNEGNLVPFLGSGLSTPFDIPNWSKLIELISSRNLEQDFMRQTVLFSLKNNNYWEAINDIKRFSGMNDRDIQDSIVNIINEKKLDDIPDNLHNYKELGELDFKIYLTTNYDHILFEHIKNISGFIPQNLNEVDLRSSQLLNPLGKRIYHLHGNISNQGSIVISKEQYNDLYNNEKYEAIFKTLATSKQFIFIGFSFTDQYFSGFLEKIQTFSKNKHYIVLNNPDDSIIKHFKDTYELEVIPYYVDKTNQHAHEIRKILSVISNKKLLSDNYASKLAPPSKLEAEKDESLSIPDRNIIDVDVLFGNDSGENDHNLHSYFINTEEYNRIKNGNIFLVSGKRGTGKSSIAKMLKADKPNSCMIIRPDYLQIDNIREQAKTIPNEIFRNKLSKIWLNTIYALMVKNLISQTQESELFSKENLSSFYDFTALNSQDQSFVGTFVSFLKLLTTEQNLSYQSKSKFENVHFNQIDKELAQFPELKDNHIFILFDNLDDDYDLDPDFTILLVNSLIKASMHIVRESTIVKPIIFLREDILSIIAKKENSFISQMRGNVVELRWNKHKLLEVLNTRICHFFTKKHPPKHLLHDPKYYLCKIYPEEYTYIGKNDNKVSKPIGDYLIERSLLRPRELIHFCRKIIEVNNYKYPLTNKNILDSEEKFVKNFIEDLCAEYKKLYPNLRDVIEAFRKNNSTITTKGWLWSKENLNKLFTNEISMLDYQNNTMSSSDAINALYKVGLLRAIDKKEVRGKPKASYKESAIEADFDTDRVDEFDIHRLFRAELKFEKRLSLR
- a CDS encoding recombinase family protein, whose translation is MLALADLIKPGMRGAFYGRHSTDKQTMETQRSMAYEFAKKYGCMITCEYEDAGVSARKKKLDDRDGISLLLKEAIDGKFDFVLINHHDRIARNPTEHQKIRMILAGCNIPVVISSSESLYDSGDFIVDLIKDGTSKMEVDNTRIRTRDTAKSILIKGKWTGGKAPFGYRYDKINKSFSQCGEELTIVRRLYELYRNREGFQSISRLISHEFGKTINKATVRWIITNPFYAGYMSHHRKSEHSRNSITPIENWLMIKSDLIEPIMSLDEWKETWAIFEQRKTGNLNPKMYKTSFFLSNLLNCSVCNSILIGKDQTTFDKKRNKLYGKKWYFCPTCKYKIELDRIHTVIDVVLKDLKSQNLETVSLYVYNEL